aggtaatataatacaaagtatagtgttataaatgtgcatacattaaaaaaaaatgaaaatataaaaaactttgcaggatttattatgctgatgaccgttaaaacgcgtcatcacagtctgtgaaaagggtccacgGAATTATCATGAGCGAGTGAAGCACATGAAAAACAGAATATCGAGGAACTTCTTTCAAAACTGATTTccattttatttgacattttaattagCGAAAGTCAACTGAACTCTACCTGAACGGGTAAATTATAGTGcgataaatattaatattcagaTTAAATGAGCTTGGGCTAATTGTAATTGCTAGCATAGATGTACGTAGACACTTAAACTCTACGTTTGAATATAACAGAAGTCAGTAAGATGTCTTCGCTGGTTAGTTCACTTCTCGTTTAacatgtgtttttctttctgaCTGCAACTGTAATTAGTCAGTAAACAATGTTAAGCAAACATGTGTTAACCTCTCGTTTGGTTAGGTTTCTATGCTAAACCTATTCAACCTAGTATATTATGATTTACAGGTGAGGAAGAAAAAACCTCTGGTAACTTGATCCATGGGACATGAGCATCATGTCAGCGGTTCAGCCAATGCCCTGCCCGGTGCTCTTGGGCACTGTGAAAAGTGGAGGTTTACCAGCCCTCCTACACAGATACACAATTGAGAAAAAAGTAGCAAAAGTGGAGAAAGTCCTCAAAAAAGGTTTAAATACACCTCAGGggcatttcaaaatatttttactttgaTTGTACGTTTCATTAATGCTTTTTGTACGAAAACTTCCATAGGTGTGAGAGTTGACAGCATGAACCACCTTGGACAGACACCACTCTTTTGTGCATCTCTCCTCGGCTTTGTCAGTGTAGCAGAGAAACTTCTGCAGTATGGAGCAAACCCAAATCAGTAAGGCCAAACCTTCCCATAATCATCCATTTAGATTGTTTGAATATGAAAATAACATACTATCTCATGTGTGATGTTTATGTCCACCAGCCGCTGTAATGATGGAAGTACCCCCATCCATGCTGCAGTTTTCTCTTGTAATCCCTGGCTCCTGAGTTCACTGCTGGATGCTGGCGGGGACCTGCGTCTACATGACGATCAGGGCCGGACTCCGAAGGACTGGGCCGAGGCAGGTGCTCAGGAGAACAGCCCGAAGGTCTGCGCTGCCTTGGTTCTGTATAGATAAAATGCAGCATCAGTGCAGCCTTGAACTTTGTCTTGGTCATGACAGAGTATTTCATgatatgatttattattttagatatttttatttcatattttcaacattttcatatgtttctattttaatagtttcatatttaaaacatcacATTTCTGCAACTGTACATTTCTACAGTATGCACATGCATTTATAAACGGTCTGTGTAATGCACCTTATTGTGGTATATTTGCtgcttcagatgcagcttctgcaGTGTAAAGATGCCATTAGACCAATTGTTCTTCCTCATCTACAGATGCTTGCTTTTCTGAAGAGATGCGAGTCTCAAATGCAGAGGCTGTTGCAGACGCATCTGTCTAGGGATGCACATTCCACCCCTACCTCCTCAAAGACTCTCCTGAACTCTCCATCCCTGCTCAAGCGCTTGTCTCCTTGGTAAGATCTGCTGTACTTTCCTACTATTTATCTTTTATaagttaacactttcaatgtctTCTTTGTTATAGTGTCATTTATTCTTGAGACTGAGAAAGTAACAACACCTAGGATGTTGATTTAAGTGTTCTTAGTACAAAAGTAAAAAGGAAAGTAACAGTTCAGAATCTTTTTGTTTGTGTCCTTCTCTTTAGGGGATATGAGCTCAgtcatgaaaacaaaacaagttaTAAGATGTCTGCCTGTGATATGATGATGATGCAGTGTTTTGGCTATGGAAAGGTTTGTGTGAACAATTTTTTCCCTCTTGCAAGTATTTTGAGAAGGTTAACCCTGAACACACCACGAATACACATTTTTTGGTAATTTTCATAAACCATTTCATATCGATAAACAAACTATGTTTCAAATTCTAGATTACTATTATAAGGATTTATAgaattaaaaggatagttcaaccaaaaattaaaattctgtcatcatttactcatgtcatttcaaacctgtatgactttcttcttctgtggaatagaaaagaagatattttgaagaatgttgatcaCCAAAAAGTTTCTGTTCCCATTCAcgtccattatatggacaagtacaatgtaagtctatgggaACTGAAACTCtttagttaccaacattcttcaaaatatcctaaattatgttctgcagaagaaagaaagtcatacaggtttggaacgacatgacagTGAATagaagatgacagaattttcatttttgggtgaattatccctttacaATTCCTCTTCTCATTAGTAAAGCTGCTAAGCACAATGTCCTTTAACTTTGACAGCTATTAATTCCAGTGAGCTGTttttggatatattttttttaatttatttttttaatgaagtgtTCTCTAATCTTTACAGTTATGCTTTGAGAAGCCTGGGTTGAGTCTGGGATTGGCTGCTTCTGTGCCCTTGATATGTGACAGTGACTTAGGTCAAGCTAATGATGAGTCCCTCAATTCGTTTATGTGTGGATCTTTCATACGTATGACCAAGTAAGACATTGAAATGAGTGACCGTTTTTAAATATGCTATTGAAGTCACATTAGAGGAAAGATGTAATGGGTATAAcagcatttgttttgtttaaccATGATTCAGTTACAGTTGGAAAGGATGTCGTGTCACTGTTAAAGAGCTACATGATCAGATTTTGCAACAATGTGAAGAAAAAGATGGTCTTCTGGATCTACTCATTTCTGAGCAGGAGTATTGCTGGTAAGACAATGAAAACTGTcctggaataataataataataataataaaaaaagcttcAAGAGAGTTTGACAAATTCATCTGTTATTTATAAAACGTTTTAGATGGTAGGACTGTTTTCTGTATTATAATTTTtcttctaaatatttttttaagcaaatcatttaaaaaaaaaaaaaacaatataaaaattatttgcgATGCATTCTCTCCTGTAATGTTATCtatttttgagtaaaactgagTGGAAAATAATGTAGATTTTATCAGGATTGGATGAAACATGTTGGCCTATGATATTattgattaatattatattgGTTAATATTTTTCCTGCCTACACAGCCTTTCATCAgacaaaaaagtaattttagaAGCAcataaagttattattttgatgaaagatattaaactatattaaaatatatatatattttttttttagaatcatTGAGATCCTATTATAGTTTAATTAATTCTTTGaatttgtgtttattatattttctgttttttgttttaaattttattaaagttttttgtgtgtttttaaatatatctatacatcaacttaaactaaataaaaatgagaaatgttgctttggcttGCCAGTTGAAGtaaaataagttacattttgtttcagttaacatttatttcaatatttattatgGTTTTAGTTATAGTTTTGGTTAACTATAATAGCTCTGATTAGAATCATGCACAGTTAAACCAGTGACAATTATCAACAAATTTAATAaggtccattttgattttatgttgactttaacttcagtcaaaatgtccaaaaatgtcaaatatcatcatttactcatgtaattccaaacctatattatttattttccttcaTTGTTATTTGTTATCTAAATACACTGTATAGTAGACATGATTTCTGTGATGTCCTATGCAGTCAGCTGTCTCACCCGCACCTGCTGCTACTGATGGCTGTGAGTATGTCCGCTGGCCTGGGCAGCACAAAGCTGGTCTATGAGAGGGTGAATGTAGGGTCCCTGTACAGTCTGCTGCACCAAAGGGTAATAATTCAGCATTTCAGAAAGCACAAATTTATAAATGACTGAGAAGTGGTTTTGTTTTAACTACATTCCTTGTTTATTTCCACGCTCTGCAGCGGGATGAGTTTCCTCTACTACAGCTGGTTGACCTGTTATCAGTGGTGCTACAGGTGTGTGAGGTGTTAATGTACTTGCATGGCCGATCTCTGGTGCTCCGGGCCCTTTCTTCACACACTGTACTCATAGTACACCCTGGAGTTGCCAAGGTTACAGGCCTCGGGTTCATGGTGCCCAGGTACACCGTCCTCAAAAAAGGcgcatattaaaatatatagacTCTATAAATTTTGAATCATTTAAATGTATGaaatgtgtaaattaaatagtttaaattcaTTATGGACattttaaggcccgttcacatcAAGGATGATAACTATTATGGTattgataaagatatagttctaaaatcgttccaaataaaaaagaatgtgATTTGAATCTTTAGTCGTTTGATATGCCTTTAGCATCTTTTCCAATTACAGTGAGGGAACATGCCCCTACACCCCGCCTCCTGTTCCTGTGCCTCTCAGCCTGATCAACTGGGCAGCTCCGGAAGTGATTAGAGGTAGAGCGTGTACAGGAAAAGCTGATCTCTATAGTGTGTGCGCCCTTATACAGGAGATCTATACAGGTACAGGTCATGTAATGTAAACTAGCTGTCATCTTTGATGTTAATAGATACTGTTTTGTGTTACTACATTGTAACTTGTAAGGTGGTTGTGTTGCTTTGTACAGATGCTGTGCCATGGGGCCCCACGGACCAACGCTGGATAAAACGGTCAGTAGAGGCCGGTCAGGCTCTGGTAGCACACCCTGCCGTGCCTGAGCCTTATTACCAGTTCCTGCAGACGGGCCTCCAGCACAGAGCCCAGCACAGGACCAGCAGCCTGCACGATCTGTGCTACAATCTACGTTGTTATATCAGAGTTTGTACATGAGTTTTGTATGTTACTGTATAGGGGATTAGTTCTTGGGGAACTATTCTAGTGGCTAGTTagtataactgagttcctagaactattagGTGCTAAAGCACCTTATCTCATCAATCTGTATAAGTGCACATGTAACAAGCGCTCTCTTCTAGATGTACActaccactcaaaagtttggagcaggttagatttttttaatgtttttgaaattctcTTATGCCCaaaaaaggctgcatttatttgataaaaaatacagtaaaagactaatattgtgaaatataattacagtttaacataactgttttctatttgtatatattttattcctgtaatttattcctttgatggcaattTTGGCAAAGCTAAATATGctaatctaatatgctgatttggttctcaagaaccatttcttgttattatcaatgttgaaaacagctgtgctgcttattcattgtggaaatcatgaatagaaagttttaaagaacaacatttatttgaaatgaataCAAGTAATAATTTGgtatcactttacaataaggttcattagttaatattagttaactacattagttaatatgaactaatgatgaactgcacttccacagcatttattaatctttgttaatgttaatttcaacatttacattatttacgtacattataaaaatcttgttaacattagttaatgcattgcaactaacatgaacaaacaatgaacaactgtattttaattaacCAACGctaatgaagattagtaaataaagtaacaaatgtattgctcatggttagttcatgttagttaatacattaactaatgtttaactaattaaccttattgtaaagtgttaccaataatttttattcaaaaataaatcttcctgaacccaaaattttgaatagtagtgtacatgtcttttattgccctttttatttatttatttatttatttattggtattTTAACAAATATGTATGCATGTTATGTATTGTTATGGCTTTTAGAGTATCACATTGTTAACTTGGCACAAACATTACATTTGTGTCTTGTGGTTGAGTGCTTTTTGTATGGTGCCTATAAAGTATCCCAGTTAATTAGTGGGAGCCATGAGGAAATTATGAAGAAAGACTATTAAGGTTATGTTGTGCAAGGTTTTTTCCAGTCGTAGAGAGTAATATATGATACCATGAGAGTGAATGGTGCAATCTAATCTGCTGCAGGAGATAGGAAGCGAGAATAAGAGAAGTGGATGGAACTATTGGTCGGCTCTTCAGTGCATCCCTGGATGGAACACTGACATTAATCAGGAGAGAAAGCAAGACGACGCTGGTGAGATTTCCATCTAGCCATGATTAGGGAAACTTTTATGATCACTTTTGCAAGAAAGTGTCTGCTTAGaacattaatgtaatgtaatacatTAATATAGTTTGATTGTCCTATTCTTTCCTCTTAGTATATCAGTATAACTGCAGGACTGCAGTACACAATGAGATCCAGAAACATAAACTAGAAAGAATCTacacagaagaagaaaagtCCACCACAGACACTGATGACCTCCACTGGGATATCTCGCATCGTGACATCACTCCTTTGCATGAATGGCCTATTACCCATCATGCTCCACCCTCTGAACAATCTTGTTCTAACTATATTGATACAGACAAGGCTCTGGAAATCAGTCGCTCTATCTCAAAGCATACTGGCTCCATTGTTCTCAACCTTAAAGTGTCTCAGGTTCTTCTACAGCAAGCTGAGCAGAGTCTGGATAATGTGGAGATGACTCGATTGAGCACCCCATGCTTCGACGAGGTGGATGCAATGGTGAACAGGGTAAACATGGAAAAAGAGTGCAGTGATGGTGTTGGAAAGGCTTTGGGACCACCATCCAAAAATTATATACCCAAGTGGACCATTAATGCAGATGAGGAGGTCAGTCAGTACAGCTCAGCTCAAGATGAGAGCTTTGAGAGCACATCCTATTCAAGTAGTGTACAGGTATGTGCACACAACCTCAAATGTCAGGgcattaaaggtgaagtgtgtatttttttcaaagctaaaaatattatatataaaaatattatataaattgttaaaaagtttggggttggttagatatctttaatgtttttaaaagaagtctcttttaaAAAGCggtcactaaggctgcatttatatgataaaattgtatgaaatattattacaatttaaaataattattttctattgtaatatatttgaaaatttaatttattcctgtgatgggaaatctgaattttcagcatcattactccagtcttcagtgtcacatgatccttcagaaatcattctaatatgctgacatTTATTatcaaacaattgtgctgcttaaaatttttgtggaaatccttttttttcaggattctttgatgaatagaaagttcaaaataacagcattgatttgaaatagaaattattggtaataatgtaaaagtctttactgtcatgtttgatcaatttaaatgtgtactaaacttaaagaaaaaaaaatcttactgacctcaaacttttgaatggtagtgcacacacacacacactacacttCACCTTCAGATTATCAACAGACTTGTAAGATAAACTAGCTGGTAGTTACATGTTTACTAAAGTAGTGAAAAATACCACTAACAAAGATCagatacaaacaaaaaaagaaatagcaATCAGTGTATCTTGATGATTTAAGTAGCATATAgaaaaaaatgaggaaaaactTTACTTACAGGAGGAGAAAAGTGACTTGAAGAGAGTTGAAGCAACAAAGAGAGGACAGCAGCAGACAGGACATCAGAAGTCTGAGAGGTACAACAGTAGAAGTGCATTAGCAGAAAAAGACTAATATAAGTCATATACAAAAAAGGAGTATGATAGATAGGATGGCAAGTTTTGGCAGCAACAGGAAGGATATATGAGCATATAAGCAagaacatgacaaaaaaaaaaaaagcaaatacaTCTCTTTCAGGTTAAATGTGCAACTTGGGTTTTCGGAGACCCAGAAAGACAGCACACACCGATCTCTCGCAGAACATTTCCAAACAAAACCCACATGGACCAGTGAGAGACAACAGCCACATTATCTTCATGTGCAGTTTATCTAGTTTAAAGACTGTTTGAAAAAGATATGTGACCTGTCCTGTGTATTGGTACAGGTGAGGTCAGTGATATGGTGGCCCTAATGGCTCGTGGGCATTTAGGGACATTACTGGGTGCTGTGGGCAGCAGTGACAGTGAGGATGTAGAGGAGCAACAGCTCCACCTACAGGACTGGCAGAGTCACAACAGCAGATGCAGTGTGAACAGCTACCGGGAATCTGAGACCCAGGAAAGCACTGATCTGGAGCAACTGTTCAAGAGTTTTGCTGGTAATAGAGCTATTCCTGAAATTGCTGTTAAGATATTTCATTCATTGTTTTAATTAGGTTAAATTCTGTATTAAattccattatatatatataaatgatttaaaaattctGTTTGCTGCCAGGTATTCAGAGTGATAGTGAGGAGAGCACAAACTACCACACTATCAATCACACTTATGACGTGACCAATGAAGTGCTGGAGGCTACAAGCCAAACTGAGGTGATAAACTATgacctttatttatatttgttttttaccaGTTCATTAATGTTTTTCCCCCCATTAAAACCCAACCACCCACATTTACATTCAAGATTCATCAGCTTTACGAGGTTACATATTTCACTTGCAAAAAGGTTATCATAACAGTTTTTACATGTAGCAGTCTTAAAGGTACATGTAACAAAAACTGCTTTTTGTGTAATAGTTTAAACCTGTTTAATAAGAGCTAGGAGAGTTTAATATCAAAGTGAATTATGACTGAAAACTTGAATTTCTACATATGTAAAATGTTGAATATGTACTATTTAATGTCTGTTGTGTCCAAAGGATGAAGGAAGCTCAGATAGTTCGGATTATACACAGACACCTTTTGAGCCATCTAGCGTG
The DNA window shown above is from Ctenopharyngodon idella isolate HZGC_01 chromosome 10, HZGC01, whole genome shotgun sequence and carries:
- the LOC127521436 gene encoding uncharacterized protein LOC127521436 produces the protein MSIMSAVQPMPCPVLLGTVKSGGLPALLHRYTIEKKVAKVEKVLKKGVRVDSMNHLGQTPLFCASLLGFVSVAEKLLQYGANPNHRCNDGSTPIHAAVFSCNPWLLSSLLDAGGDLRLHDDQGRTPKDWAEAGAQENSPKMLAFLKRCESQMQRLLQTHLSRDAHSTPTSSKTLLNSPSLLKRLSPWGYELSHENKTSYKMSACDMMMMQCFGYGKLCFEKPGLSLGLAASVPLICDSDLGQANDESLNSFMCGSFIRMTNYSWKGCRVTVKELHDQILQQCEEKDGLLDLLISEQEYCCQLSHPHLLLLMAVSMSAGLGSTKLVYERVNVGSLYSLLHQRRDEFPLLQLVDLLSVVLQVCEVLMYLHGRSLVLRALSSHTVLIVHPGVAKVTGLGFMVPSEGTCPYTPPPVPVPLSLINWAAPEVIRGRACTGKADLYSVCALIQEIYTDAVPWGPTDQRWIKRSVEAGQALVAHPAVPEPYYQFLQTGLQHRAQHRTSSLHDLCYNLRCYIREIGSENKRSGWNYWSALQCIPGWNTDINQERKQDDAVYQYNCRTAVHNEIQKHKLERIYTEEEKSTTDTDDLHWDISHRDITPLHEWPITHHAPPSEQSCSNYIDTDKALEISRSISKHTGSIVLNLKVSQVLLQQAEQSLDNVEMTRLSTPCFDEVDAMVNRVNMEKECSDGVGKALGPPSKNYIPKWTINADEEVSQYSSAQDESFESTSYSSSVQEEKSDLKRVEATKRGQQQTGHQKSERLNVQLGFSETQKDSTHRSLAEHFQTKPTWTSEVSDMVALMARGHLGTLLGAVGSSDSEDVEEQQLHLQDWQSHNSRCSVNSYRESETQESTDLEQLFKSFAGIQSDSEESTNYHTINHTYDVTNEVLEATSQTEDEGSSDSSDYTQTPFEPSSVFYTPKHHLSKSTSSGVEHSQSLSSEDELDVTVEVCRPSTSPAEEKQDVENSLSEYQLAQEDSKKSESITPVHSCLPDLAEIADLSSISYSPAQHQKWVESAEAPLIPHIRGHPPCNSTPRSPKGRRTLQDVQVGTEPLPHLQSLLDTSPWGSAPSHTVCPESYATASAGDSSTTNASVSSVLQSPAKREMSKEETDSPSSGNAEFTTASSGARQTTETSEEIEHPIDKNNDVDEEGEEVGDDPSDSEHQCEQEPTDEKVFDDEDISKRKEGCKDENLCQIHDQHPDLNSADMDSNSNSQKSDKSHSLDETERASSTLDEELQRMLLEEATVQRTPRGPGSQVSQSEIKGEGDVREGCPEGVYIETAEAINELGEKIEAANQENHLNRALEQTPSESVKQHC